A part of Spiribacter vilamensis genomic DNA contains:
- a CDS encoding EAL domain-containing protein, which produces MDTATTNAFFEAIYESADIGICVTDENRCFVRVNDAYCTTYGYTREELIGRPFTTVLPEGLRETAGRMHDEFLAGGDESAGEWQVVRKDGAVRDIMVTAGRVVMADGRRYKVTTVTDISERKATDRALRQTEGELRSLIENMPDGVLFEDSNRRVRLANQALIDLLRIPERPDAIVGSDCRDAAQAIKPLFTDPEGFATTIEEDVAHCVPALAERLETMDGRILQRDYVPIPRGTGEPPGHLWRYQDITERIRGAERLERMAYFDTLTGLPNRFLLNDRLEQAMMRLNRSSHLIAVAYIDLDGFKTINDRHGYTRGDWALTGIARRLRQNLRESDILARVGGDEFVVVLDGLRNRADGDRVINNLHETVTRYTESRGYRLAMTASIGVTFYPQTERLESEQLVRQADQAMYVAKRSGKNRYVTFDPDHDHAIRGQHETIDAVRQALAAGQLLLHYQPKVDMRSGRVIGAEALLRWQHPVRGLLTPGDFLPALERTAAAVEVGDWVLETVASQIVAWRRQGYEVPVSINVDGHQIAQPDFVTKLEDCLHRHPEMEPNDLELEVLESSALDDIDRVRAVIVACGELGIGFELDDFGTGYSTLNYLKRLPAPVLKIDQSFVRNMLDDANDLAILNAVQGLASAFSRHMIAEGVETLEHGTMLLALGCQFAQGYGIARPMPPEALPSWIDSWAPPAQWQSSQPVDRDDLPALFAMVDHRQWIHELEQAVYHQGPPPTLEPDERRLGQWLAASIIPISEAALTVTNRQRRTALNRIRSIHQSLFAEAELLVTAGTVPDAETWQSLKTRSDEMIDLLFNTLGQQEQRNDAPHSGPTFPNS; this is translated from the coding sequence ATGGACACCGCGACCACAAACGCCTTTTTCGAGGCGATCTACGAATCGGCCGACATCGGAATCTGCGTGACCGATGAAAATCGATGCTTCGTGCGGGTCAATGACGCCTATTGCACCACCTACGGGTATACACGCGAGGAGCTGATCGGGCGGCCCTTCACTACCGTCCTGCCGGAGGGTCTGCGCGAGACCGCCGGGCGCATGCACGACGAGTTCCTCGCCGGTGGCGACGAGAGCGCCGGTGAGTGGCAGGTCGTCCGCAAGGACGGGGCCGTGCGCGACATCATGGTAACCGCCGGCCGCGTCGTCATGGCCGATGGTCGTCGCTACAAGGTCACCACCGTGACCGACATCTCCGAGCGCAAGGCCACCGACCGCGCCCTGCGACAGACCGAGGGCGAGTTACGCTCACTCATTGAAAACATGCCCGATGGCGTTCTTTTCGAGGACAGCAACCGACGGGTGCGGCTTGCGAACCAGGCGCTTATCGATCTGCTACGGATCCCCGAGCGGCCTGATGCGATCGTGGGCAGCGACTGCCGGGATGCGGCGCAGGCGATAAAACCTCTGTTCACCGACCCCGAGGGCTTTGCCACAACCATCGAGGAAGACGTCGCCCACTGTGTGCCGGCGCTCGCGGAAAGACTGGAGACAATGGACGGCCGCATACTGCAACGCGACTACGTACCCATCCCGCGCGGGACCGGCGAGCCCCCCGGCCATCTCTGGCGCTACCAGGACATTACCGAGCGGATCCGTGGGGCCGAGCGGCTCGAGCGCATGGCCTACTTCGATACGCTGACCGGCCTACCCAATCGCTTCCTGCTCAATGACCGGCTGGAGCAGGCCATGATGCGACTCAATCGTTCGTCGCACCTGATCGCGGTCGCCTATATCGATCTGGACGGGTTCAAGACGATCAACGACCGGCATGGCTACACTCGCGGGGACTGGGCGCTGACCGGTATTGCAAGGCGTCTGCGCCAGAACCTGCGCGAGAGCGACATCCTCGCCCGGGTGGGGGGCGATGAATTCGTCGTCGTTCTTGATGGACTCAGGAATCGTGCGGACGGTGACAGGGTCATCAACAATCTCCACGAGACCGTGACTCGATACACCGAATCGAGGGGATATCGGCTGGCGATGACCGCCAGCATCGGCGTGACGTTCTACCCGCAGACAGAGCGCCTGGAGTCCGAGCAGCTGGTCCGCCAGGCCGATCAGGCCATGTATGTTGCCAAGCGCTCGGGAAAGAATCGCTACGTCACGTTCGACCCGGATCATGACCATGCCATTCGCGGTCAGCACGAGACGATTGATGCGGTCCGGCAGGCGCTGGCCGCCGGGCAGCTGCTACTCCACTACCAGCCCAAGGTCGACATGCGCTCGGGTCGGGTGATCGGTGCCGAGGCACTGCTCCGCTGGCAGCATCCGGTGCGAGGGCTTCTGACACCCGGCGATTTCCTGCCCGCGCTCGAGCGGACCGCGGCGGCGGTGGAGGTGGGCGACTGGGTGCTGGAAACCGTGGCCAGCCAGATCGTCGCCTGGCGCCGGCAGGGGTATGAGGTCCCGGTCAGTATCAATGTCGATGGTCACCAGATCGCTCAGCCCGACTTCGTCACCAAACTCGAGGACTGCCTGCATCGCCATCCGGAGATGGAGCCGAACGATCTCGAACTGGAAGTGCTCGAGAGCAGCGCACTCGATGATATCGATCGTGTCCGTGCGGTCATCGTTGCCTGCGGGGAGCTCGGGATCGGGTTCGAACTGGATGACTTCGGGACCGGCTATTCGACACTCAATTATCTCAAGCGCCTCCCGGCACCGGTGTTGAAAATCGATCAGAGCTTTGTGCGCAACATGCTCGACGATGCCAACGATCTGGCGATTCTCAACGCCGTCCAGGGTCTTGCCAGCGCCTTCTCGCGGCATATGATCGCGGAGGGTGTCGAGACGCTGGAACACGGCACGATGCTCCTGGCGCTTGGCTGCCAGTTCGCCCAGGGGTACGGCATTGCCCGCCCCATGCCCCCCGAGGCCCTGCCGTCATGGATCGATTCCTGGGCACCGCCGGCACAATGGCAATCCAGTCAGCCCGTCGACCGCGACGATCTCCCGGCCCTGTTCGCGATGGTCGATCACCGCCAGTGGATCCACGAACTCGAACAGGCCGTTTATCATCAGGGTCCGCCACCCACGCTTGAGCCGGATGAGCGCCGTCTCGGCCAATGGCTGGCGGCCAGTATCATTCCGATCTCCGAGGCGGCACTGACTGTCACCAACCGTCAGCGCCGCACCGCACTGAACCGCATCAGGTCGATTCACCAGTCGCTGTTCGCCGAAGCCGAGCTGCTTGTTACCGCCGGCACCGTACCGGATGCCGAGACCTGGCAGTCGCTCAAGACCCGTAGCGACGAGATGATTGATCTGCTATTCAACACACTCGGGCAGCAGGAACAGAGGAATGACGCCCCGCATTCCGGGCCGACTTTCCCCAACTCATAA
- a CDS encoding 3',5'-cyclic-nucleotide phosphodiesterase produces the protein MHIQTLGSSGGLESGNGTTAFHIAPATLIDAGTGSQRLERAQLDSLSDVLLTHAHADHIAGLPLLIDALFDTLTTTGRALNVHALPETIQSLRAHVFNNDIWPDFSRLPSARAGVLRFHPLTPWQPLSLAGEGDSRLTVTPFPVAHTVPTCGFCIDDTDTRTAICGDTGLSDVSIDALNRLAPLTDLYIECGLSNAHDRLAEQARHLTPDRLTRLLGALDVQPERVWITHLKPLQREAIIEMLRAQLPPSLCWALA, from the coding sequence ATGCACATACAGACACTGGGGAGCAGCGGGGGTCTCGAATCCGGCAACGGGACCACGGCCTTCCACATCGCCCCCGCCACCCTGATCGACGCCGGAACGGGCAGCCAGCGGCTCGAGCGGGCACAGCTCGACTCGCTGAGCGATGTCCTGCTCACGCATGCGCATGCCGACCACATCGCCGGCCTGCCCCTGCTGATCGACGCACTGTTCGATACGCTGACCACGACCGGCCGTGCGCTGAATGTCCACGCGTTGCCCGAGACCATCCAGTCCCTCAGGGCCCATGTCTTCAATAACGACATCTGGCCCGATTTCAGTCGCCTGCCCAGCGCCCGTGCCGGCGTTCTGCGCTTTCACCCCCTCACGCCGTGGCAGCCGCTCAGCCTCGCTGGCGAGGGTGATTCAAGACTGACGGTTACCCCCTTTCCGGTGGCCCACACCGTCCCCACCTGCGGCTTTTGCATCGACGACACCGACACCCGGACCGCCATCTGCGGCGATACCGGGCTGAGTGACGTCAGTATCGATGCACTGAATCGGCTCGCGCCGCTGACGGATCTCTACATCGAGTGCGGGCTCAGCAACGCGCATGACCGGCTCGCCGAGCAGGCCCGCCATTTGACCCCCGACCGGTTGACCCGATTGCTCGGGGCGCTCGACGTTCAGCCGGAGCGGGTCTGGATTACCCACCTCAAGCCGCTGCAGCGCGAGGCGATTATCGAGATGCTGCGGGCGCAGCTACCACCCAGCCTGTGCTGGGCACTGGCATAA
- a CDS encoding homocysteine S-methyltransferase family protein gives MKNTTITLLDGGMGQELRRRSQKPASPLWSTQVMLDEPELVTAAHRDFIDAGAEVITANTYAATPPRLERDGQPDWFESLHAAALDAAHRARDEAGRSARVAGCLPPLVASYHADVAPDDATCLDDYRRIVSVQASGIDLFIVETMSLTREAVAATRAARESGLPVWVAFTVDDENGHQLRSGEPLIDAARAVIDAGAEAVMANCSFPEAVTKAMSDLSGLGVPFGGYANGFTAAANLQPGGTVDALTAREELTPTAYAVHVRDWINAGATLVGGCCEIGPAHIAALREMLDTEVGSPS, from the coding sequence TTGAAGAACACCACAATCACCCTCCTCGATGGCGGCATGGGCCAGGAACTCCGCCGGCGCAGCCAGAAGCCCGCCTCGCCGCTCTGGTCGACGCAGGTCATGCTCGATGAGCCCGAGCTCGTGACCGCGGCGCATCGCGATTTCATTGACGCGGGGGCCGAGGTCATTACCGCCAACACCTACGCCGCCACGCCGCCGCGCCTGGAGCGCGACGGGCAGCCCGACTGGTTCGAATCACTCCATGCCGCGGCACTGGACGCGGCCCACCGGGCCCGGGACGAAGCCGGCCGGTCGGCGCGCGTCGCCGGCTGCCTGCCGCCGCTGGTCGCGAGCTATCACGCGGATGTCGCGCCGGATGATGCGACATGCCTCGATGACTACCGGCGGATCGTATCCGTGCAGGCGAGCGGGATTGATCTTTTCATCGTCGAGACCATGTCGCTGACCCGCGAGGCCGTCGCGGCCACCCGGGCGGCGAGGGAGAGTGGCCTGCCGGTCTGGGTGGCCTTCACGGTGGATGACGAGAATGGCCATCAACTGCGCTCCGGCGAACCCCTGATCGATGCCGCCCGGGCCGTGATCGACGCGGGCGCCGAGGCGGTAATGGCCAACTGCTCTTTCCCCGAGGCCGTGACGAAGGCCATGTCGGATCTAAGCGGTCTCGGCGTGCCGTTTGGCGGTTATGCCAACGGGTTTACCGCGGCCGCCAACCTCCAGCCCGGGGGCACCGTGGACGCCCTGACCGCACGCGAGGAGCTCACCCCCACGGCCTACGCGGTCCATGTCCGGGACTGGATCAACGCCGGCGCGACGCTCGTCGGCGGCTGCTGCGAGATCGGCCCGGCGCATATCGCCGCACTGCGGGAGATGCTGGACACCGAAGTCGGTTCGCCCTCCTAG